A stretch of DNA from Arachis hypogaea cultivar Tifrunner chromosome 19, arahy.Tifrunner.gnm2.J5K5, whole genome shotgun sequence:
ATGACTTTCTTCACGTACaccattttaagatttttttttattgtgtgattatatttttatttaagatCGAGTCAACTAATTCAACTCATGATCCACTAGTTGAACTAGTGACCTAGTGATATGATAACTTAACTAGTTCAATTACTGATTTGGTTCTCACGACGGTATATTTgggtataataaattaataatataaaaatattatttatttattatcttaaaataatttttaataaaaaagatctttGTGAAAATAATGtaaattgtaattttaaaaaaattaatgtttttatttttatcattaaaaattttattttatttttatttaaaatttttaaacaactTAATTGCAGCATCCAAACAAGCTCAAATTTCATCTAGGTACTTTGATTTATGAATGTATGAAGAAAATTAAGACGACTTAACAAATAACAATAGATTAATGGGAATAATTAGCAGCATGTTTTATCAATATGATTTTCAAGTAAGGCTTCCGGGACAAAGGCTGCTTAGCAACAGAACAGTGAGGTGCTTAACAAATGTCGAGTCATTTTTGCCATGGCCTCCGGCCTTGAAGAAGTCACAGTCCTTTCCACAAGATTCTTGCGGAGTCCGCGTGTTCAAGGAGCCTTAAAGTCACATCTCTTTTCTCCATTAAATTTGTTTCAAGCTTCAATTTATGAATTCAAATCCATGGTTCATTTGCTAACGGTGTTGTTATTGTAGGTATGAATCACCTTATTGGAGATCCTTAGCTGCAAATCGTATTCAAGTTGCATGGAGATACAGGAAGAAACGTCTAAGTCGTGCTGATTCtgcagtttaaaatttaaaattaaaatagagtgCGAGTATCATTACCATATAAACTTGTAATTGTGTAAATAATAAAAGACAAAATTGTAGTCTGAAAATTTTCAATATAGAAGACAACTGTTGTAACTTGTAAATGAATAGCTGACGTGGACGTGTTTTGCAGGTACGGCCGCTTTTTGGGTTTCTCGCAGGTTGCGTTTTGTAGGGGCGGTGGCTTTTAGGGTTTTGATAGAAATTTTATGTTATATAATGCACTAGCTGGGAGGAGAAGTACTTCATAGATCTAGATCTGTaattgagagagatagagagaaagaACGAAAGAAGCACCGGCGAAGACGATGAGGAATTTCTTCGGTGCCCACTGAGTATATATGATCACGGTCACGGTTGGTTCAAACAACActgtcttctttatttatttattttgttgtttttatttttgtctgtatttattattttttttatcggtctttttttatttatttaattttttggtcGGACTTATTTTGTTCGAGTCTTCTATGTTCTTTATTTTTGAGATTGACAATCTGAGATTTGATGGCGATACTTTGTCATGGTAGAAAATTTtttcgaaataaaataaataaatttatttattcctaaactaAATTAATCTAACTTTGTTTATAAATATGCTTCATTTTATTATTGTGTCGTCGTAGATCAGGGTATTACCCACCGATTTTAGAGCAAAATCGCGAACGCTGGAACCGAACTGTATGCAAATCGGAAAAATATCACTGGATCTGAGAGAAAACACACAGATCCGAAGAGTAGAACTGGATTTTCCCCTTTACAAGTCCGTTGCTGACCTCATCTTTGGCTGAGTTGAGATGACATTATGACAACTCGAaggtcattgtttttttttttttaatttgcatctttattttaaataaatacaaattttagttttttttttaatttttaaatacaaaaaaagatTTTTATGACTCGAATATTGTGATTACTCACTgacatataaatttaaattttaatgaggtcAATaacatttaatattaaattttagtgAAGtcacaatattttaaattttattattttaatttgttaatttattttttaaattaatacgaattggtctctttatttttaaatacaaaagatTATTTGTTGACTCATATTATTCATTAacgtataattttaaattttaataaagtcaataacaattaatttttaatttaattttaacatataattttattttttattttattttattttttttcgaatcaAGTGAATACTTTTTTGATTTGCATGCAGATCGGTGTCAGCAATCCCGATTTTGCTCTAAACTTGGTGAGAGGCTCCGATCTGTGgcataatttcaaaaaaaaaaaaattatatttataaataaattttgtttaatttgatttgggaataaataaattataaaattgttgaTGCAAATGAGGATGAAAAGGAAAAAGAGGATGAAGTTGACAACATTGACGACATTGGTGTGCCTACTACAGGTATGGCTACTACAACATATAATCAATTTGAGATATTTAACAACTAACTTGTTTAGGTATTAAGATATTTTTTGTTGAccgtttagttatttttattttatcatcaaGTATCTTATTTTTTCCTTCCAACATTTAAGTTAGTATCTactttttgtcaaaaaaaaaagctgatttttttttcatatgaaaatGATTACAGTGTAATACTATGAAATGGACGTGCATCAAGTTTTTACATTGTTATTGGTGTCagtcaaactcaaaacataagtgCCTTTTTcacctttttctattttttttatgtttgtgaAACAACCCAAAACGTAACTTGCATTTTATGAATGTCAAGTTtctcaattttttgtttgttattgtTTTAAGCCCAAAACACAAGTTAAGTTTATGAAAAtgagcattttttatttttttttgaaacactAAAATGAAGATTGCATTTTAAATGGGCCAGAAAACTTTTTCGAAAGCTGCAAAATGCATCCTGTGTTTtgtataaaaaagaatattttaatcgAGAGTCTTGCCTATAAATACGAAACTCAATTCAACCCAAGTTGTACCTCACTTCTACTCTCATTCCTCTTTCTTTCATATATCTCATACTTGTGAGTTTTTTTTACGACTAGTTGTGTCAAAAAAGCCGAGTTAGGTGAAACTGAGGTTATAGAAGGTATTGCAAATTTGCGACTGTATTATAACGGTGAGATTATACCAAATGCAAACGAAGGAGTGACTTTTTGTTTGTGAATGTCAGTTTTCATTTGGTGTTCCATTTACCATGACTTTTGTTTATGACTATCCGTTTTCATTTGCTATTCCTCATTTACCATGAGTCTTTGTGAGaacatacaaagtcacatttcGAAAAGGGTGAGCAATATTTTGTACAGAAATTCtgtacaagtatttggtgggctgatataatttcaaataatgtTTATCACTGACGGCGCATGTATGCAATAGATGTTctatatttatcaacaaaccAGATTTCATGTGCCGATGATAGATCTGTACGTTGTGTTTGAACAGCATACGGGGATGGACGCGGTTGGCAAGGAGGTCAATGTTGATGAGCTCggggatatagattgggaagaagataacaATGACAGTGAAGATGAGTTTGAAGCCAACTATGAAGTAAATGACAAAGACGATGACGGAAAGCTGGCAAGCAATCTGGCGTACAAAATGAAGTGCATGCGATTATAAGTCAGCACCCCTTTGGTGTTCTGTCTTTTATGCTGACTCTGGATCTCGAAGCCATGCATGTCATGAAACTTCCTGAGTATGCGAATATGGATATGTCATGATTATTAATTAAAGTTACCACTACCATTTATTTAATTTGCCTTGTCCGACTAACGGTGGTTCACATGTCATAGTGAAGGCAATGTTGCGGCGGAAGATGGTGAGTTTAGTGTCGAAATGGAATTTGGTTCTAGAGAGTCGGTGATATTtgcaatcaaaagctacactatCTCTAGAAGAGTTGATTAcctgtgtatgagtctgagccataGACATTTTATGCAAAGTGCAAGGGTTATGGTGCAAGGTGCGATTGCTTATCTGACATAGCTTAATTCGAAAGAAAGGGTGTTGGGAGATCAGGAGATATAATGGCCAACACACCTGCACCATGGGgacgatttcacaagatcatgccaagttggactcAGACACAATTGCAGATGCTATTAGGCCGTTGGTTGATGCAAACCCGTCGATAAAGGTGAAGTCTATTATTGCAGAAGTTCAATCCAAGTTCAACTACACTGTAAGTTATtgcaaggcttggttggcaaagcaaaaATCTGTGTAAAAATTTTCGGTGATTAGGAGGTTTTTTATCAGACTCTGCCAGTATGGTTGAAAGCAATGACTGCAAATATGTTCTGGTCTCGGGTTCAACTAAAAACGCTCCTTGTTTACCGTGAGAGTGAGGAGGTTCAAGGTGTAAGAGTTCTCCATCGCATTTTTTGGAGCTTCTATCCGTGTATGGTATCGTTGAGACACTGCAAGCCATTGGTGCAGGTTGATGATACACTTTTAGTTGCGGTTGTACAAGATGGGAACCAAAATAttgtgcctattgcatttgcgaTAGTCGAGGGTGAGACGACAGACGCGTGAGAGTTTTTCTTAAGCAATTTGAGGAGATATGTTGTTACCATTAATGGTGTGGGCATTATTTCTGAACGTCATAACTCCATCGACGCAGCAATAGCTTGCGATAATGGTGCATGGTCACCACCATGAGCGTGACACATGTTCTGCATCAGGCACATCGGGTCCAACTTCTTAAAGAGGTCAAGGCTCCGTATTTGCATAAACTCGTGGTTAACACATGTATTTAAATTCGCTGTTATGGTCTTATTCATAGTAATTTTGTGGCATCTGCTTTTGATTACATGGTTTGTTCAACAAGCTATTCTAGGACGGAATAGGAGTACAACAAAAATTCCAAAAGGCTTAAAGAGCGGGGTGAGGCATATACTCAATGGTGCGATGAGATCGGTGTTTAGAGATGGGTGTTGGCATTCGACGGGGTCATCGTTGGAGATATATGACAACAAACTTGGTAGAGTGCATAAATTTTATCCTGAAGGGTGCACGCAACCTTCCTATGACCGCCATTGTTAGATCTACTTTCTATCGGCTAAACGAATTGTTTACTCGGAAAAGCGCCGAGGCTCATGAGCGTGTCTACAACGGATTCAAGTATTCAGAATTTGCTACCAAAAGAGTTGAAGAAAGTTTTCAATGTACAGGAAACATTGTCGTCAATCGGTTCGACAGGCGCAATGAGATGTTTGAGGTTCGCGAAATGCAAGATGGTTCCATTTACACTATTAACCTTGCGCAACGACACTGCGATTGCGGCTATTTCTAGGTCGAGCGACTCCCATGTCACCACGTTCTTGCATGTTGCGCTAACTAGCGTCTTGATTGGCAAGTATATGTAGATGACGTGTACAAGATGTCTGAAATTTGCAAAGTCTACAGAGGAAAGTTTGTTCcaaggttgtcaaactcgcgagtctagGTAAATTTGTGAAACTGACCTAGACTCGACtcaaactcgtacgagtttacctgttatatatatatatatataggcattCAAACTTAACAATTTTCAcatcaaaacacataataaattaacataatacATTAATActacaattatattaaatactcTCTACCACACATTTAAATCCTTCACAAGTATGCATCTAGTTCAACATAAAACACACAATCACACAATTAAAGCTTCATATaacataaccaaaaaaaaaagaagaaaacaacaaagCAACAATTAAATGTTCTAATAAAGTAAAAGTCTAAAACTGAAATCctccaatatcttcatcttcAATGGCATCAACATCGTCATCTTCACCATCTTCATTAGAAACATCATTTCTTTCAAGTTCAAGTTCGACACGGCcaacataatcatcatcattcacatgttcatcttcttcctccatgaaatttTGTTGTGGATCCTTAATGAACTTATTCTCACCTCCCTCGTGCATGTTGAATTCATTACTATTCATACTTGGAATAGCAAATTCATTACTATTTGGATCATCATTAGTATTGTCATTCATTGGCAAGTGAGAATGCTCAACACTTTCAGCAAAATTCTCATTAACATCTTCAGTTATCCACTCATCATTAGAATGCACTGCCTCAAATTAAGTTCTGGAATTTTTC
This window harbors:
- the LOC140182267 gene encoding uncharacterized protein, yielding MGTISQDHAKLDSDTIADAIRPLVDANPSIKVKSIIAEVQSKFNYTTLPVWLKAMTANMFWSRVQLKTLLVYRESEEVQGVRVLHRIFWSFYPCMVSLRHCKPLVQVDDTLLVAVVQDGNQNIVPIAFAIVEGETTDA